The sequence AAGAGTTCTGAGGGATGTTTAACGCGTCCCCATGAAATATCGGTAATATGAAGCAGTCCGTCTATACCACCAAGATCAATAAAAACACCATACTCCGTGATATTTTTTACCACACCCTTGACGACTTTCCCCTCATGAATGGAAGATAGGGTTTCTACTCTTCTGGATTCACGCTGATGTTCGAGTATCGCCCTTCTTGAGAGCACGATATTGCTCCGTTTTCTATTATATTTTAGAATCTTGAAAGTATACTTATTTCCTACCAACTCATCTAGATTTCGTACCGGACGCAAATCCGCCTGTGAACCAGGCAAAAATGCCTGGACACCTATATCTACGGAAAAACCACCTCTGACGCGATTTAAAATAACGCCTTCGACAGTTCCTTCTTCATCGTAAAGTTTTTTAATATCTTCCCATACCTTGATATTTTCGGCTTTTTCTTTGGAAAGAACAACCCGCTCTTCTTCTTCGTCCCACCATTCAACCATTACTTCTGTGCTGTCACCCACTTGGACGTTGATATTTCCCTCTTCGTCTTTAAATTCAGCAATCCGTATCTGTCCTTCTGATTTGTATCCAATATCTACCAAAACATATTCGTTGTCGATTGAAATGATCTTGCCTGTCACCACTTCACCTTCAGTAAAGCGTTTAAAGCTTTCCTCATACAAATCCATCATGCTTTCCATACTTTCATCAGGTTCGGAAACATCGTCAGCTGACGGTTCATCTTCCGGCGCATCACCTTTTAATTCTTCACCCTTCTGATTATCCCCTGCACCCAGCTTAACTATTGCTTCCGGCATAACTTCATCATCCGGCTGGCTCACATCTGAATTCTCCTGTTCATCATCCTGGTTTAATTGTTTGTTTTCTTCGTTTTTACCTAAATCGTTCATATTAAAAAAAATCCCCCTTGCCTTTGTTTTTGGCTATTTTATCAGATAGCATAACTTAATATAACTATCAGACTGATTTTAAAAAAACAACCATTAATTTGATTTTTGTAACCAGAGTGAACAAAGCAGCTTTTAAATCGACCATCAGCAAAATTTAATTTCAATTTTTGATTGGGTTTTTTTGCTCCAGGCCCTCAAGTTACCAAGTGCCTGGTCTCCCAGCTTTCTATTCTCTCAGCCTCCCGGCCTCTATATAAGACAGCATCAATTCAACAACTTCGCCGGCGGAAATATCGGTAGAATCTATAATTTTAGCATCCTCAGCCGGCTTCAGGGGCGCAAGATTCCTGTTGCTGTCATTTTCATCCCTTTGCATCATGTCTCTTTCAACCTCTTCCAATGATTGAGAGGGGTTCGGTTCCATTTCCCTGTAGCGTCTTAAAGCCCTGGTCTGATGGGATGCATCCAGAAAAAATTTTATATCGGCATCAGGAAAGACAACCGTTCCCATATCTCTGCCTTCGAAAACAACCCCTTTTTCTCTGCCCATATGCCTTTGAAGAGCCAAAAGAAACTTTCTTACAACCGGTCTTGCGGAAACCGCAGAGGCAAACATGGTAATTTCAGGGGTCCGAATTAAATCGGTAATATCCGAATCATTGGATATAAGTCGCAACTCTTTATTGACATGTACAAATCTGAGTTTTAGCTCGGCGCATATGCTTTCAAGACCCATGTCATCATCATTACTTAAGCCTTTGGATAACGCTTCATAGGCCACCCCCCGGTAAAGGGCCCCTGTGTCAATATATTTATATCCCAAGCGATCCGCCAAAGACCGGCTAACCGTGGTTTTACCCGCCCCTGCCGGGCCGTCTATGGTGATAACAAGTCGTTTTGAAATTCGAGCTGTATTCATCTATGTCAGCACCTTATCCAGTGCCTTGATAAACCTTTTATTCTCATCACGAAGTCCGACATTGACACGAATATACTCAGGATACCCATAGGATGTCATGGAACGCACAATCACGCCGTGGCTCAACATTTTTTTAAAAACTTCGTCGGCATTTCTGGCAACATCGATAAGAAAAAAATTTGCCTGGGTTGGATAGAATTTCACTCCCAAACCGTTCAAAGCGTCATACAGGAAATCAAGACCTTCATGAATTATCTTTTTCGTCTTCCGGAAAAATTTTTCATCGTTCAGCGCGGCAATTGCTCCGGCCTGGGCGAGGGAGTTGGTATTAAACGGAAGCCTGATTCTGTTAACAATGCCTGATATCTCTTCAGACATGATCCCGTACCCTATTCTAAGCCCGGCCAGACCGTAAGCTTTGGAAAAGGTTCGAAGTACCACCAGCGGCTTTTTAGAATCGATATAGTCAATACCGCTCGCGCAGTTTCTGTCCCTGACAAATTCGATATAGGCTTCGTCTACCACCACAACGATTTCAGCTGGAAGACTATCAAGAAATTTTTCAAATTGATTCTTCGAAATAATGGTTCCGGTGGGATTGTTGGGATTGCATATAAAAACCATCTTCGATTTTGCTGTCAATCTTTTTTTAATCTCTTCAAGATCAATGGAAAGTGACTTAAGGGGAACATTTACACAGGTTGCACCTGCAGCGCGAACCATTATATCATAAATCAAAAATGAAGGTTGTGGCAAAAGTACTTCATCCCCGGGCTTTAGCAATGTGTGGGCCAGCATACCGATGATTTCATCGGAACCGTTTCCTAAAACGATATTCCCGGGAGACAGTTTCAGTTTTTCGGCAATCCTGTTGACCAGATAATATCCGCTCCCGTCAGGGTAACGGTTTAATTTTTCCAGTGCAGCTTGAATGGCCTCTACGGCCATGGGGGAAGGTCCCAAAGGGTTTTCATTGGAGGCAAGTTTTATCGATTTTTTTATACCATACTCCCTTTCAAGCTCCTCAAGCGGCTTTCCCGGAACATACGGTTTGATCGATAAAACATAATCTGGAATGGATAATTTCATGTTTTATCGCTTGGCGGCTTTTTCCCCGGCGGTCACCGCCTCCATATTGAGGGGAATCAGTTTTGCTTTTTTGGAAAATTCCTTTCTGACGCATTCGCGCAAAACATCAAAATCAACCACTTTGCTCCGGGCAACAAACGCAGACAGTGCCACAATATTTAACGACCTGACATTCCCCAGCTCCTTGGCAATATCATTGGCCGGTACATTGAGCTCATCCACATCCTGCCGACCGGAATTGATGGATATTAACGAGGAGTTAATCATAATCACCCCGCCCGGTTTCACCATGGGGGCAAATTTCTCCAGCGAAGGTCGATTCATGGCCACCAGATGCAAAGGATTCCTGATAATCGGAGAGCCGATGGGCCTGTCGCTGATCACCACCGTACAGTAAGCGGTACCGCCCCGCATCTCGGGCCCGTAAGAAGGAACCCAGGCCACCTCTTTGCCTTCTTCCATGCCTGCATAGGCAAGGATCTTTGCACTTAACAATATCCCCTGACCGCCAAAACCGGCGAACATCACTTCACTTTGCATTCTGGCCTCCTACTCCGGTAATTTAAATTCACCCAGTTCATAATAGGGGAGCATCTTCTCTTCCGCCCACTTAATCGCCTCCACCGGAGTCAGACCCCAGTTGGTGGGGCAGGTGCTCACCACTTCAATAAAGCTGAAACATCGGCCTTCCAGTTGATAACTAAATCCCTTCTTGATGGCCTTTTTGGCCCGGTTGATATATTTCGGCTTCAGCACGGTTTGCCGCGTTATGTATCCCGGCGTCTTTAAGGATGCCAGCAGTTCCGCCATCCTCACCGGCATACCCACTTCTTCCACATCCCGACCAAAAGGAGAGGTGGTGGTGCGCTGCCCCGGCATAGTGGTGGGAGCCATCTGGCCGCCGGTCATACCGTATACCGCATTATTTACAAAAATCACGGTGAATTTTTCACCCCGGTTGGCCGCATGAACAATTTCTCCCATTCCGATACTGGCCAGATCCCCGTCCCCCTGGTAGGTAAAAACCATCAAATCCGGACGAACCCGCTTTATTCCGGTGGCCATTGCCGGTGCACGGCCGTGGGCGGCCTCCTGAAAGTCAAAGGTAAAATAATTATACGCCAGCACCGCGCATCCCACTGGAGCGACACCCACCGTACGGCCCCGGATACCCAGTTCGTCAATCACTTCAGCCACCAGACGGTGGATCACCCCATGGGTGCACCCCGGACAGTAATGCAT is a genomic window of Thermodesulfobacteriota bacterium containing:
- a CDS encoding thiamine pyrophosphate-dependent enzyme, which gives rise to MGKTFKKPEALSDQVMHYCPGCTHGVIHRLVAEVIDELGIRGRTVGVAPVGCAVLAYNYFTFDFQEAAHGRAPAMATGIKRVRPDLMVFTYQGDGDLASIGMGEIVHAANRGEKFTVIFVNNAVYGMTGGQMAPTTMPGQRTTTSPFGRDVEEVGMPVRMAELLASLKTPGYITRQTVLKPKYINRAKKAIKKGFSYQLEGRCFSFIEVVSTCPTNWGLTPVEAIKWAEEKMLPYYELGEFKLPE
- the cmk gene encoding (d)CMP kinase; the protein is MNTARISKRLVITIDGPAGAGKTTVSRSLADRLGYKYIDTGALYRGVAYEALSKGLSNDDDMGLESICAELKLRFVHVNKELRLISNDSDITDLIRTPEITMFASAVSARPVVRKFLLALQRHMGREKGVVFEGRDMGTVVFPDADIKFFLDASHQTRALRRYREMEPNPSQSLEEVERDMMQRDENDSNRNLAPLKPAEDAKIIDSTDISAGEVVELMLSYIEAGRLRE
- the hisC gene encoding histidinol-phosphate transaminase, whose protein sequence is MKLSIPDYVLSIKPYVPGKPLEELEREYGIKKSIKLASNENPLGPSPMAVEAIQAALEKLNRYPDGSGYYLVNRIAEKLKLSPGNIVLGNGSDEIIGMLAHTLLKPGDEVLLPQPSFLIYDIMVRAAGATCVNVPLKSLSIDLEEIKKRLTAKSKMVFICNPNNPTGTIISKNQFEKFLDSLPAEIVVVVDEAYIEFVRDRNCASGIDYIDSKKPLVVLRTFSKAYGLAGLRIGYGIMSEEISGIVNRIRLPFNTNSLAQAGAIAALNDEKFFRKTKKIIHEGLDFLYDALNGLGVKFYPTQANFFLIDVARNADEVFKKMLSHGVIVRSMTSYGYPEYIRVNVGLRDENKRFIKALDKVLT
- a CDS encoding 2-oxoacid:acceptor oxidoreductase family protein; the protein is MQSEVMFAGFGGQGILLSAKILAYAGMEEGKEVAWVPSYGPEMRGGTAYCTVVISDRPIGSPIIRNPLHLVAMNRPSLEKFAPMVKPGGVIMINSSLISINSGRQDVDELNVPANDIAKELGNVRSLNIVALSAFVARSKVVDFDVLRECVRKEFSKKAKLIPLNMEAVTAGEKAAKR